From Candidatus Sphingomonas colombiensis, one genomic window encodes:
- a CDS encoding DUF3297 family protein: MSDTIPDHLSIDPRSPFFHRDALERGVGIRFKGVERKDVEEYSISEGWIRVALGKKVDRHGRPLTIKLTGPVEAWFERPAEDTNEGEEA; encoded by the coding sequence ATGAGCGATACCATTCCCGACCATCTGTCGATCGACCCCCGCAGCCCGTTTTTCCACCGCGACGCGCTGGAGCGCGGCGTTGGCATCCGTTTCAAGGGTGTCGAGCGCAAGGACGTGGAAGAATATTCGATTTCCGAAGGCTGGATCCGCGTTGCGCTTGGCAAGAAGGTTGATCGTCACGGTCGCCCGCTGACGATCAAGCTTACCGGCCCGGTCGAGGCGTGGTTCGAGCGTCCCGCCGAAGACACGAACGAGGGCGAGGAAGCCTGA